The following proteins are co-located in the Vigna unguiculata cultivar IT97K-499-35 chromosome 9, ASM411807v1, whole genome shotgun sequence genome:
- the LOC114163629 gene encoding glucan endo-1,3-beta-glucosidase 8 — translation MARVQFFVFCLLLVLALYQFQDVQGAESVPGLGINWGALASHPLNPNIVVNMLKDNGIKKVKLFDADPWIFGSLAGTDIEAMIGIPNDQLSKFAGSSHSAEEWVEANITKHLHGRHGIVNIRYVSVGNEPFMKAYNGSYAETILPAMQNIHRAINKASLGDIVKVTTTLNADVYESPSNNPSDGDFRSDIRDAMQQVLSFLHENNSPFLVNIYPFLSLYQNENFPVEFAFFDGQGGTVQDKDVQYSNVFDANLDTLVWSLRKAGYPNMRIVVGEIGWPTDGNKNANNNNAKRFYQGLLKKMANNKGTPLRPGAMEIYLFSLTDENMKNIDPGKFERHWGIFGYDGSVKFPIDFSGQGQDKWPIAAKGVVYQDHIWCVLNPDVKNLSLLPSAMDYACANGDCTSLGFGCSCDNLDLAGNASYAFNQYFQTRDQNVDSCNFNGLATIVKQDPSRGSCIFPIEIESNGDKRRAIHTLGTHLIGLVLFFITFT, via the exons ATGGCTCGAGTGCAGTTCTTTGTGTTTTGTTTGCTATTGGTGTTAGCTTTGTACCAATTTCAAGATGTCCAAGGTGCAGAGTCTGTACCAGGTCTTGGCATCAATTGGGGTGCATTAGCATCCCACCCTTTGAATCCCAACATTGTGGTAAATATGTTGAAAGACAATGGGATTAAGAAGGTTAAACTTTTCGATGCAGATCCTTGGATTTTTGGTTCTTTGGCTGGAACAGACATTGAAGCCATGATTGGAATTCCTAATGATCAATTGAGTAAATTTGCTGGAAGTAGCCATAGTGCAGAAGAATGGGTGGAAGCAAACATCACCAAACATCTTCATGGTCGTCATGGGATCGTAAACATCAG ATATGTATCTGTCGGAAATGAACCATTTATGAAAGCTTACAATGGTTCATATGCGGAGACCATACTCCCAGCAATGCAAAATATTCATAGGGCTATCAACAAAGCTAGTCTTGGAGACATAGTGAAGGTCACCACAACTTTAAATGCTGATGTTTATGAGTCTCCTTCAAACAATCCCTCAGATGGAGATTTTCGGAGTGACATTCGTGACGCTATGCAACAAGTATTGAGTTTTCTTCACGAAAATAACTCGCCATTTCTTGTCAATATATACCCTTTCCTTAGTCTCTACCAGAATGAAAATTTTCCAGTAGAATTTGCATTCTTTGACGGCCAAGGAGGAACAGTTCAAGACAAAGATGTGCAATATAGTAATGTGTTTGACGCAAATTTAGACACCCTTGTTTGGTCATTGAGAAAAGCTGGCTACCCTAACATGAGAATTGTGGTCGGTGAAATTGGATGGCCAACTGATGGAAACAAAAATGCCAATAACAATAATGCAAAAAGATTCTACCAAGGGCTACTTAAGAAAATGGCAAACAATAAGGGAACCCCACTTCGCCCTGGCGCCATGGAGATTTATCTATTTTCTCTCACTGATGAGAACATGAAGAATATTGACCCTGGTAAATTTGAGCGTCACTGGGGAATTTTTGGCTACGATGGAAGTGTTAAGTTTCCAATTGATTTTTCTGGTCAGGGACAAGACAAATGGCCTATAGCAGCCAAAGGTGTCGTGTACCAGGATCACATATGGTGTGTCCTAAACCCTGATGTTAAGAACTTGAGCCTTTTACCAAGTGCAATGGACTATGCTTGTGCTAATGGGGATTGCACGAGCTTAGGATTTGGTTGTTCTTGTGATAATTTAGACCTAGCTGGCAATGCTTCCTATGCTTTCAACCAGTACTTTCAAACAAGGGACCAAAATGTTGATTCTTGCAATTTCAATGGATTAGCCACTATTGTGAAACAGGATCCATCCAGAGGAAGCTGCATATTCCCTATAGAAATTGAGAGCAACGGTGATAAGCGAAGAGCAATTCACACTCTTGGAACCCATTTGATTGGCTTGGTGTTGTTTTTTATCACATTCACATAA